One genomic window of Polyangium aurulentum includes the following:
- a CDS encoding DUF2169 family type VI secretion system accessory protein, giving the protein MSFANETPHAALPVPLLDREGRDVIVTIVKATFAVASDGSLRRADVPGTVRVNDVMRAPDDPRSSALFPSDIALEKLGADVVVVGEAVSPRKVLVMDVAVGVKKRIVPLRVHGPRVYYDGVIGVAIGPAAPFERVPIAYENAYGGMSDDMSVVEGANPSGVGVAKSASDLVGRRAPQIEHPERPHTSAADRHAPVGYGSILSHWSPRKEHAGTFDDRWRAARMPLLPEDYEARFGNVAHPSLRFDEGLSPGDPVRVLGMSLEPFAFVLPAIPVAVRARYDGGEREIARPSIDTVIVLPGERRVELVFRAAFPTGRGQRILREIVVRNDA; this is encoded by the coding sequence ATGAGCTTCGCGAACGAGACCCCGCACGCCGCGCTGCCCGTGCCTCTTTTGGATCGGGAGGGGCGGGACGTCATCGTGACGATCGTGAAGGCCACGTTTGCGGTGGCGTCCGACGGCTCGCTCAGGCGGGCGGACGTGCCGGGCACGGTGCGCGTGAACGACGTGATGCGGGCGCCGGACGATCCGCGCTCGAGCGCGCTCTTTCCGTCGGACATCGCCCTCGAGAAGCTCGGCGCCGACGTGGTCGTGGTGGGGGAGGCGGTCTCGCCGCGCAAGGTCCTCGTGATGGACGTGGCGGTGGGGGTGAAGAAGCGAATCGTCCCGCTGCGCGTGCACGGGCCGCGGGTGTATTACGACGGCGTGATCGGCGTCGCCATTGGCCCCGCGGCGCCGTTCGAGCGGGTGCCGATCGCCTACGAGAATGCTTATGGGGGGATGTCCGACGACATGAGCGTCGTCGAGGGGGCCAATCCTTCCGGTGTTGGCGTGGCGAAGAGCGCGTCGGATCTCGTGGGGAGGCGGGCGCCGCAGATCGAGCATCCCGAGCGGCCGCACACGTCGGCTGCGGATCGGCACGCGCCCGTGGGGTACGGGTCGATTCTCTCGCATTGGTCGCCGCGGAAGGAGCACGCGGGGACGTTCGACGATCGCTGGCGCGCGGCGCGCATGCCGCTCTTGCCCGAGGATTACGAAGCGCGTTTCGGCAATGTCGCGCACCCCTCGCTGCGCTTCGACGAGGGGCTTTCTCCTGGGGATCCGGTGCGCGTGCTCGGGATGTCGCTCGAGCCGTTCGCGTTTGTCTTGCCAGCCATTCCGGTTGCGGTGCGGGCGCGGTACGACGGGGGCGAGCGCGAGATCGCGCGTCCGTCGATCGACACCGTGATCGTGCTCCCGGGCGAGCGGCGCGTGGAGCTCGTCTTTCGCGCGGCGTTTCCGACCGGGCGGGGCCAGCGCATCCTGCGCGAGATCGTGGTGAGGAACGATGCGTGA
- a CDS encoding DUF885 domain-containing protein: protein MTDTTAPSVLALSDALLDDFVALRPVSATFWGVPGHDHAWDDFGPEGAARAMSLLTDYRRRLDALPTPVDARERLAALVMRDFLDVELDRLAHDEHLVDLNNIASPFQLVRMVFDVMDTGSRTGWERMVQRLKTIDPPCASYRAALEEGRRRGQTVAVRQVDAAIAQGRVHAGEGSFFRSLPATFARSEAFDPALAERLDRAAQHAARTYGELTDYLEGTYRPAARVSDGVGEERYVRKAKSFLGLDIDPRETFAWGWSEIRRIDARMREVAAQILPGADLDEVIRLLETDPARCAHGPEDLVRIMAERQARAVSELDGVHFDIPDPVRRVEVKLAPPGSTLGAYYIPPSEDFSRPGTIWYAPGSHALLPLYAEVSTAYHEGFPGHHLQCGIQVSLEGSLSRLHRVAQSELQTGYAEGWALYAERLMEELGYYDRPDYLLGMLACQMIRACRVVLDIGAHLGLSAPADAPFRPGELIDFDYGVEMIWRVARQPQDNAASEMTRYLGWPGQAIAYKVGEREILSLRDELRARRGAAFDRKAFHAELLGTGAVGLGALRELLLG from the coding sequence TTGACCGACACCACCGCGCCCTCCGTGCTCGCCCTCAGCGACGCGCTCCTCGACGACTTCGTTGCGCTCCGGCCCGTCTCCGCGACCTTCTGGGGCGTCCCTGGCCACGACCACGCCTGGGATGATTTCGGCCCCGAGGGCGCCGCGCGGGCGATGTCCCTGCTCACCGACTACCGCCGTCGCCTCGACGCCCTGCCCACGCCCGTGGATGCGCGTGAGCGGCTCGCGGCCCTCGTGATGCGCGATTTTCTCGACGTCGAGCTCGACCGCCTCGCGCACGACGAGCACCTCGTCGACCTCAACAACATCGCCTCGCCTTTCCAGCTCGTGCGCATGGTCTTCGACGTGATGGACACGGGCTCGCGCACGGGCTGGGAGCGCATGGTGCAGAGGCTCAAGACCATCGATCCGCCATGCGCGAGCTACCGCGCGGCGCTCGAAGAGGGGCGCAGGCGGGGCCAGACCGTGGCGGTGCGGCAGGTCGACGCGGCGATCGCGCAGGGGCGCGTGCACGCGGGTGAGGGATCATTTTTCCGTTCGCTCCCCGCCACGTTCGCGCGCAGCGAGGCCTTCGATCCGGCCCTCGCCGAGCGGCTCGATCGAGCGGCGCAGCATGCGGCGCGCACCTATGGAGAGCTCACGGACTACCTCGAAGGGACCTATCGGCCCGCGGCGCGCGTGTCGGACGGGGTCGGCGAGGAGCGGTACGTGCGCAAGGCGAAGAGCTTCCTCGGCCTCGACATCGACCCGCGCGAGACGTTCGCCTGGGGCTGGTCCGAGATCCGCCGCATCGACGCGCGCATGCGCGAGGTCGCCGCGCAGATCCTTCCGGGAGCCGATCTCGACGAGGTGATCCGGCTGCTCGAGACCGACCCCGCCCGCTGCGCGCACGGGCCCGAGGATCTCGTGCGCATCATGGCCGAGCGCCAGGCGCGCGCGGTGAGCGAGCTCGACGGCGTGCACTTCGACATCCCCGATCCCGTGCGCCGCGTCGAGGTGAAGCTCGCGCCGCCGGGCAGCACGCTCGGCGCCTACTACATCCCGCCGTCCGAGGATTTCTCGCGGCCCGGGACCATCTGGTACGCCCCCGGAAGCCACGCGCTCCTGCCGCTCTACGCCGAGGTGAGCACCGCGTATCACGAGGGCTTCCCGGGGCATCACTTGCAGTGCGGCATCCAGGTCTCGCTCGAGGGCAGCCTCAGCCGCCTGCACCGCGTGGCGCAGAGCGAGCTGCAGACGGGCTACGCCGAGGGCTGGGCTCTCTACGCCGAGCGGCTCATGGAGGAGCTCGGCTACTACGACCGGCCCGACTATCTGCTCGGCATGCTCGCCTGTCAGATGATACGCGCTTGCCGCGTCGTGCTCGACATCGGCGCGCACCTCGGGCTCTCGGCGCCCGCGGATGCGCCCTTCCGACCCGGCGAGCTCATCGACTTCGACTACGGCGTCGAGATGATCTGGCGCGTCGCGCGCCAGCCGCAGGACAACGCCGCTTCCGAGATGACCCGCTATCTCGGCTGGCCCGGCCAGGCCATCGCGTACAAGGTCGGCGAGCGCGAGATCCTCTCCCTGCGCGACGAGCTGCGCGCGAGGCGAGGGGCGGCCTTCGATCGCAAGGCGTTTCACGCCGAGCTGCTCGGCACGGGCGCGGTTGGTCTCGGCGCACTTCGCGAGCTGCTCCTCGGCTGA